One stretch of Macrotis lagotis isolate mMagLag1 chromosome 7, bilby.v1.9.chrom.fasta, whole genome shotgun sequence DNA includes these proteins:
- the NINJ2 gene encoding ninjurin-2 isoform X2, with protein MESEGEIVDLQPRNPSPRRDLPINFNHYATKKSVSESMLDVALFMSNAIRLKAVLEQEPSSPYYTVLVTLLSISLLLQVVIGILLIITARMNLNEVSKQQWLNQLNNATVAMVFITVIVNIFITAFGVQKMGQPWPTPRPY; from the exons cCCAGGAATCCCAGCCCTAGGAGGGACCTGCCCATCAATTTTAACCATTATGCCACCAAGAAGAGTGTTTCGGAGAGCATGTTGGACGTGGCTCTCTTCATGTCCAATGCCATTCGACTGAAGGCTGTTCTGGAACAGGAACCATCCTCCCCCTACTACACAGTCCTGGTCACCCTCCTCAGCATCTCTCTCCTCTTGCAGGTGGTCATTGGGATCCTCCTCATCATAACTG CACGAATGAATTTGAATGAGGTGTCAAAGCAACAGTGGCTGAACCAGCTCAACAACGCAACCGTGGCCATGGTCTTTATAACTGTCATCGTCAACATTTTCATCACAGCCTTTGGGGTGCAGAAGATGGGGCAACCCTGGCCCACACCCAGGCCCTACTGA
- the NINJ2 gene encoding ninjurin-2 isoform X3, whose amino-acid sequence MLDVALFMSNAIRLKAVLEQEPSSPYYTVLVTLLSISLLLQVVIGILLIITARMNLNEVSKQQWLNQLNNATVAMVFITVIVNIFITAFGVQKMGQPWPTPRPY is encoded by the exons ATGTTGGACGTGGCTCTCTTCATGTCCAATGCCATTCGACTGAAGGCTGTTCTGGAACAGGAACCATCCTCCCCCTACTACACAGTCCTGGTCACCCTCCTCAGCATCTCTCTCCTCTTGCAGGTGGTCATTGGGATCCTCCTCATCATAACTG CACGAATGAATTTGAATGAGGTGTCAAAGCAACAGTGGCTGAACCAGCTCAACAACGCAACCGTGGCCATGGTCTTTATAACTGTCATCGTCAACATTTTCATCACAGCCTTTGGGGTGCAGAAGATGGGGCAACCCTGGCCCACACCCAGGCCCTACTGA